In Columba livia isolate bColLiv1 breed racing homer chromosome 6, bColLiv1.pat.W.v2, whole genome shotgun sequence, a single genomic region encodes these proteins:
- the LOC135579805 gene encoding testican-2-like isoform X1 — protein sequence MLKHQLDTSCPHRYRALDTTKDPCQKVKCSRHKVCVAQGYQRAMCISRKKLEHRIKLPGAKGHGGCKPCHAAPLAAVCGSDGHTYSSACKLEQQACLASKQLTVRCEGQCPCPTPHAPTGDGKQEPCTGQDLADLGDRLRDWFQLLRENAKQNGSGGLPASPATALERSVAASCKEAVGWMFARLDTSGDLFLEAAELAAINLDKYEVCIRSFFNSCDTSRDGRVSAPEWCFCFWREKPPCPRELEKIQIQEAAKMKPGTFIPSCNEDGYYRRAQCEPGGGECWCVDQHGAELTGTRGHGSPDCEEAAGFSGDFGSSVGWEDEEEKEPEEAGEEGEEEEGEAGEGDDGGYIW from the exons ATGTTAAAACACCAGCTTGACACCTCATGCCCTCATCGTTATAGAG ccctggaCACCACCAAGGACCCCTGCCAGAAGGTGAAGTGCAGCCGGCACAAGGTGTGTGTGGCGCAGGGCTACCAGCGCGCCATGTGCATCAGCCGCAAGAAGCTGGAGCACAG GATCAAGCTGCCGGGCGCCAAGGGCCACGGGGGCTGCAAGCCCTGCCATGCCGCCCCGCTCGCCGCTGTCTGCGGCTCTGACGGCCACACTTACAGCTCGGCG TgcaagctggagcagcaggcgTGCCTGGCCAGCAAGCAGCTGACGGTGCGGTGCGAGGGGCAGTGCCCCTGCCCAACCCCGCACGCTCCCACCGGCGATGGCAAGCAAG AGCCGTGCACCGGGCAGGACCTGGCCGACCTGGGTGACCGCCTGCGCGACTGGTTCCAGCTCCTGCGGGAGAATGCCAAGCAGAACGGCTCCGGCGGCCTCCCCGCCAGCCCTGCCACCG CGCTGGAGAGGAGCGTGGCGGCCAGCTGCAAGGAGGCAGTGGGGTGGATGTTCGCCCGGCTGGACACCAGCGGGGATCTGTTCCTGGAGGCGGCCGAGCTGGCCGCCATCAACCTGGATAAGTACGAAGTTTGCATCCGCTCCTTCTTCAACTCCTGcgacacctccagggacggccGCGTCTCCGCGCCCGAGTGGTGCTTCTGCTTCTGGAGGGAAA AGCCGCCCTGCCccagggagctggagaagatTCAGATCCAAGAAGCAGCCAAAATGAAGCCGG GCACCTTCATCCCCAGCTGCAATGAGGACGGGTACTACCGGCGGGCGCAGTGCGAGCCAGGCGGCGGGGAGTGCTGGTGCGTGGACCAGCACGGGGCCGAGCTGACGGGCACCCGCGGCCACGGCAGCCCCGACTGCG AGGAGGCGGCAGGGTTTTCGGGCGACTTTGGGAGCAGCGTGGGCTgggaggacgaggaggagaaggagccaGAAGAGGCGGGCGAGGAAggcgaggaagaggagggtgaaGCAGGCGAGGGCGACGACGGCGGCTACATCTGGTAG
- the LOC135579806 gene encoding GTP-binding protein SAR1a-like, giving the protein MTDETISNVPILILGNKIDRPEAISEEKLREIFGLYGQTTGKGNVPLKDLNARPMEVFMCSVLKRQGYGEGFRWLSQYIG; this is encoded by the exons ATGACAGATGAAACAATATCCAACGTGCCAATCCTTATTTTGGGTAACAAAATCGACAGGCCCGAGGCCATCAGCGAGGAGAAGCTGCGGGAGATCTTTGGGCTTTACGGACAGACCACAGGAAAG GGAAACGTGCCACTGAAAGACCTGAACGCGCGTCCCATGGAGGTGTTCATGTGCAGCGTGCTCAAGAGGCAAGGCTACGGCGAAGGCTTCCGCTGGCTATCGCAGTACATTGGCTGA
- the LOC135579805 gene encoding testican-2-like isoform X2 translates to MRRRAGNALDTTKDPCQKVKCSRHKVCVAQGYQRAMCISRKKLEHRIKLPGAKGHGGCKPCHAAPLAAVCGSDGHTYSSACKLEQQACLASKQLTVRCEGQCPCPTPHAPTGDGKQEPCTGQDLADLGDRLRDWFQLLRENAKQNGSGGLPASPATALERSVAASCKEAVGWMFARLDTSGDLFLEAAELAAINLDKYEVCIRSFFNSCDTSRDGRVSAPEWCFCFWREKPPCPRELEKIQIQEAAKMKPGTFIPSCNEDGYYRRAQCEPGGGECWCVDQHGAELTGTRGHGSPDCEEAAGFSGDFGSSVGWEDEEEKEPEEAGEEGEEEEGEAGEGDDGGYIW, encoded by the exons ccctggaCACCACCAAGGACCCCTGCCAGAAGGTGAAGTGCAGCCGGCACAAGGTGTGTGTGGCGCAGGGCTACCAGCGCGCCATGTGCATCAGCCGCAAGAAGCTGGAGCACAG GATCAAGCTGCCGGGCGCCAAGGGCCACGGGGGCTGCAAGCCCTGCCATGCCGCCCCGCTCGCCGCTGTCTGCGGCTCTGACGGCCACACTTACAGCTCGGCG TgcaagctggagcagcaggcgTGCCTGGCCAGCAAGCAGCTGACGGTGCGGTGCGAGGGGCAGTGCCCCTGCCCAACCCCGCACGCTCCCACCGGCGATGGCAAGCAAG AGCCGTGCACCGGGCAGGACCTGGCCGACCTGGGTGACCGCCTGCGCGACTGGTTCCAGCTCCTGCGGGAGAATGCCAAGCAGAACGGCTCCGGCGGCCTCCCCGCCAGCCCTGCCACCG CGCTGGAGAGGAGCGTGGCGGCCAGCTGCAAGGAGGCAGTGGGGTGGATGTTCGCCCGGCTGGACACCAGCGGGGATCTGTTCCTGGAGGCGGCCGAGCTGGCCGCCATCAACCTGGATAAGTACGAAGTTTGCATCCGCTCCTTCTTCAACTCCTGcgacacctccagggacggccGCGTCTCCGCGCCCGAGTGGTGCTTCTGCTTCTGGAGGGAAA AGCCGCCCTGCCccagggagctggagaagatTCAGATCCAAGAAGCAGCCAAAATGAAGCCGG GCACCTTCATCCCCAGCTGCAATGAGGACGGGTACTACCGGCGGGCGCAGTGCGAGCCAGGCGGCGGGGAGTGCTGGTGCGTGGACCAGCACGGGGCCGAGCTGACGGGCACCCGCGGCCACGGCAGCCCCGACTGCG AGGAGGCGGCAGGGTTTTCGGGCGACTTTGGGAGCAGCGTGGGCTgggaggacgaggaggagaaggagccaGAAGAGGCGGGCGAGGAAggcgaggaagaggagggtgaaGCAGGCGAGGGCGACGACGGCGGCTACATCTGGTAG